From a region of the Panicum virgatum strain AP13 chromosome 2K, P.virgatum_v5, whole genome shotgun sequence genome:
- the LOC120665422 gene encoding DNA-directed RNA polymerases II, IV and V subunit 11-like, translating to MNAPDRYERFVVPEGTKKVSYERDTKIVNAASFTIEREDHTIGNIVRMQLHRDPNVLFAGYKLPHPLQYKIIVRIHTTSQSSPTQAYTQAINDLDKELEYLKQAFEDEKTRYEERAKQGF from the exons ATGAATGCCCCAGATCGCTACGAGCGCTTTGTTGTGCCCGAGGGCACCAAGAA GGTGTCATATGAGAGGGATACCAAGATTGTGAATGCTGCTTCCTTCACCATCGAGCGTGAGGACCACACCATTGGTAACATCGTTCGCAT GCAGCTGCACAGGGACCCAAATGTGCTCTTTGCTGGATATaagctccctcaccctcttCAGTACAAGATTATTGTTAGG ATCCATACTACGAGCCAGTCTTCCCCGACACAGGCCTACACCCAGGCTATCAATGATCTAGACAAGGAGCTCGAGTACCTTAAGCAAGCTTTCGAG GATGAGAAGACCAGGTACGAGGAAAGGGCGAAGCAGGGGTTCTAA